A single Pseudomonas sp. DC1.2 DNA region contains:
- the katG gene encoding catalase/peroxidase HPI, with translation MATESKCPFNHAAGGGTTNRDWWPNQLNLKILHQHSSLSDPLGEGFNYAEAFKSLDFAAVKQDLHALMTDSQDWWPADFGHYGPFFIRMAWHSAGTYRTADGRGGAGSGQQRFAPLNSWPDNVSLDKARRLLWPIKQKYGHNISWADLIVLTGNVALESMGFKTFGYSGGRPDVWEPDEDVYWGSENTWLGGDVRYGKDKQAMQAPGDGTLVAEPDLHGSEQSRTDQGRNLENPLAAVQMGLIYVNPEGPEGHPDPVASAKDIRETFGRMAMNDEETVALIAGGHAFGKTHGAGPADHVGPEPEAAGLELQGLGWKSTFGTGKGGDAITSGLEVTWTSTPTKWSNEYLENLFGFEWELTKSPAGAHQWTPKNGAGAGTIPDAHDPSKRRNPTMLTSDLALRFDPAYEQISRRFLAHPEQLDDAFARAWFKLIHRDMGPLSRYLGPELPSEVLLWQDPIPALDHELVNDGDIAALKSKLLASGLSVSQLVSTAWAAASTFRGSDKRGGANGGRLRLEPQKSWHANQPEQLAHVLAKLEGIQHAFNSGGKKISMADLIVLAGSAGIEQAAKNAGHSVTVPFTPGRMDATQEQTDVESFGFLEPIADGFRNYLKTRYRVPAEKLLIDKAQLLSLTAPEMTVLIGGLRVLNTNVGHAQHGVFTQRPETLTNDFFTNLLDMSVEWKPTSDTQETFEARDRKSGAVKWTGTRVDLVFGSHAQLRALAEVYASSDAQEKFVKDFVAAWTKVMNLDRFDMR, from the coding sequence ATGGCAACTGAATCGAAATGTCCCTTCAACCACGCCGCTGGCGGTGGTACGACCAACCGCGACTGGTGGCCGAACCAGCTGAATTTGAAAATCCTGCACCAACACTCGTCACTGTCCGACCCGTTGGGTGAGGGTTTCAATTACGCCGAAGCGTTCAAGAGCTTGGACTTCGCGGCGGTCAAACAAGACCTGCACGCACTGATGACCGATTCCCAGGACTGGTGGCCAGCGGACTTCGGCCACTACGGCCCGTTCTTCATTCGCATGGCCTGGCACAGTGCCGGCACCTACCGTACCGCTGACGGTCGTGGCGGCGCGGGTTCTGGGCAACAACGCTTTGCACCACTCAACAGCTGGCCAGACAACGTCAGCCTCGATAAGGCGCGTCGACTGCTCTGGCCGATCAAGCAAAAATACGGCCATAACATTTCCTGGGCCGACTTGATCGTGCTCACCGGCAACGTTGCGTTGGAGTCCATGGGCTTCAAGACCTTTGGTTATTCCGGCGGTCGTCCAGACGTCTGGGAACCGGACGAAGACGTCTACTGGGGCTCCGAAAACACGTGGCTGGGCGGCGACGTGCGCTACGGAAAAGATAAACAAGCGATGCAAGCGCCTGGCGACGGCACACTTGTCGCCGAGCCGGACCTGCATGGCAGTGAGCAGAGCCGTACCGATCAGGGCCGTAACCTGGAGAACCCGCTCGCCGCCGTACAGATGGGCCTGATCTACGTAAACCCGGAAGGTCCGGAAGGTCACCCGGACCCGGTCGCGTCGGCAAAAGACATCCGTGAAACCTTCGGTCGCATGGCAATGAACGACGAAGAGACCGTCGCGCTGATTGCCGGTGGCCATGCCTTCGGCAAGACCCACGGCGCAGGTCCGGCTGACCACGTCGGTCCCGAGCCTGAAGCCGCCGGCCTGGAACTGCAGGGCCTGGGCTGGAAGAGCACGTTCGGCACCGGCAAGGGGGGCGACGCAATCACCAGCGGCCTGGAAGTAACCTGGACTTCTACGCCAACGAAGTGGAGCAACGAGTACCTGGAGAACCTGTTCGGCTTCGAGTGGGAGCTGACCAAGAGCCCGGCGGGCGCTCACCAGTGGACGCCTAAAAACGGCGCTGGCGCCGGCACTATTCCGGATGCCCACGACCCGTCCAAACGACGCAACCCGACCATGCTGACCTCTGACCTGGCGCTGCGCTTCGACCCGGCCTATGAGCAGATTTCGCGACGTTTCCTGGCCCATCCAGAGCAGTTGGACGATGCATTTGCCCGCGCCTGGTTCAAGCTGATACACCGCGACATGGGGCCGCTCTCGCGCTACCTCGGGCCAGAACTGCCAAGTGAAGTCCTGCTGTGGCAAGACCCTATCCCGGCGCTTGACCATGAACTGGTCAACGACGGCGACATCGCCGCACTCAAAAGCAAATTGCTGGCTTCGGGGCTGTCGGTCTCGCAACTGGTCTCCACGGCGTGGGCGGCGGCGTCTACCTTCCGCGGCTCCGACAAACGCGGCGGTGCGAATGGCGGGCGCCTGCGTCTGGAACCACAGAAGTCCTGGCACGCTAACCAGCCAGAACAACTGGCGCACGTGCTGGCAAAACTCGAGGGCATCCAGCACGCGTTCAACAGCGGTGGCAAAAAAATCTCGATGGCCGACCTGATCGTGCTTGCCGGCAGCGCGGGCATCGAACAAGCCGCGAAAAATGCTGGCCACAGTGTCACGGTCCCCTTCACACCGGGACGTATGGACGCCACGCAAGAACAGACGGACGTCGAGTCTTTCGGCTTCCTGGAACCGATTGCCGATGGCTTCCGTAACTACCTGAAAACCCGTTACCGCGTACCGGCCGAGAAACTACTGATCGACAAGGCGCAACTGCTGTCGCTCACTGCGCCGGAAATGACCGTACTCATCGGCGGCTTACGTGTACTCAATACCAACGTCGGCCACGCCCAACATGGCGTCTTCACTCAGCGTCCCGAAACGTTAACCAACGATTTCTTCACCAACCTGCTCGATATGAGCGTGGAGTGGAAACCGACTTCGGATACTCAGGAGACGTTTGAAGCGCGAGACCGCAAAAGTGGTGCGGTGAAGTGGACAGGCACCCGCGTGGACCTCGTCTTCGGCTCACACGCGCAGTTGCGTGCCTTGGCGGAAGTCTATGCAAGCAGCGATGCCCAGGAAAAGTTCGTTAAAGACTTCGTCGCAGCATGGACCAAAGTCATGAACCTGGATCGCTTCGACATGCGGTAA
- a CDS encoding ABC transporter permease subunit yields MNKVFRHYIPATTLRLLPNRWDLIALPLVIGFLLFFSIGAHETWAPISTLQSEEISLDPANLPEYAMRTTLRMLAAMVASLVFTLIYGTLAAKSRRAEKLLVPVLDILQSVPVLGYISFTVTFFLLLFPGRVLGAEFAAIFAIFTSQAWNMTFSFYQSLRMLPSDLEEVSSNLQLSGWQKFWKLDVPFAIPGLVWNMMMSMSGGWFFVVASEAITVGDKSVMLPGVGSYLAIAIQQQDLHAVGYVIVAMVAVILIYDQFLFRPLVAWADKFRMETTASQSGAPESWVLKLIQRTRMVQRILRPITRTIGRIGNKRFSLPRSTFKGIPSSPATSRAIDWVWGSLIAALTLYALYHIARYVGSEVTLAEVGHVIVLGLITLLRVVLLIVVASLIWVPLGVLIGLRPHLAEKIQPLAQFLAAFPANLLFPVFVIVILRYQLNPDVWLSPLIVLGTQWYILFNVIAGASAFPNDFREAAANFRIRGWLWWRKIMLPGIFPYYVTGAITASGGAWNASIVSEFVSWGQDKVVAHGLGAYIAQTTADGDFPKITLGVVVMSIFVVAFNRLVWRPMYAMAENKLRLN; encoded by the coding sequence ATGAACAAAGTGTTCCGTCACTACATCCCGGCCACGACGCTGCGGTTGCTGCCCAACCGCTGGGATTTGATCGCCTTACCGCTGGTGATCGGCTTTTTGCTGTTCTTCTCGATCGGTGCGCACGAAACCTGGGCACCGATTTCAACGTTGCAGAGCGAAGAAATATCGCTCGATCCGGCTAACCTGCCTGAATATGCAATGCGCACCACCCTGCGGATGCTCGCGGCGATGGTCGCATCCTTGGTGTTCACCCTGATTTACGGCACGCTCGCCGCCAAGAGCCGGCGCGCTGAAAAGCTGCTGGTCCCGGTGCTGGACATCCTGCAATCAGTGCCCGTACTGGGCTACATCTCGTTCACGGTGACATTTTTCCTGCTGCTGTTTCCGGGCCGGGTACTCGGTGCTGAGTTCGCCGCGATTTTTGCGATCTTTACCAGTCAGGCCTGGAACATGACGTTCAGCTTCTACCAGTCACTGCGCATGCTGCCCAGCGATCTGGAAGAAGTGTCCAGCAACCTTCAACTGTCCGGCTGGCAAAAGTTCTGGAAGCTCGACGTGCCTTTCGCCATACCGGGGCTGGTCTGGAACATGATGATGAGCATGTCCGGCGGCTGGTTCTTCGTGGTGGCCTCCGAAGCCATCACCGTCGGTGACAAGAGCGTCATGCTGCCTGGGGTCGGTTCTTACCTGGCGATCGCTATCCAACAGCAAGACCTGCACGCCGTGGGCTACGTGATTGTGGCAATGGTCGCGGTCATCCTGATCTATGACCAATTCCTGTTCCGGCCTCTGGTGGCCTGGGCCGACAAATTCCGCATGGAAACCACCGCGTCCCAGTCCGGCGCGCCGGAGTCCTGGGTGTTGAAGCTGATCCAGCGCACCCGGATGGTCCAGCGTATCTTGCGGCCGATCACCCGCACCATTGGCCGAATCGGCAATAAGCGCTTCAGCCTGCCGCGTTCAACGTTCAAAGGCATACCCTCCAGCCCAGCCACTTCGCGGGCGATTGATTGGGTCTGGGGATCGCTGATTGCAGCACTGACGCTGTACGCGCTGTACCACATTGCGCGCTACGTCGGCAGCGAGGTCACACTCGCCGAGGTCGGGCATGTGATCGTTTTGGGCCTGATAACCCTGTTACGGGTGGTGCTGTTGATCGTGGTGGCTTCATTGATCTGGGTGCCGCTGGGCGTGCTGATCGGCTTGCGCCCGCATTTGGCGGAAAAAATCCAGCCACTGGCCCAGTTCCTCGCCGCCTTCCCGGCGAACCTGCTGTTTCCGGTGTTTGTCATCGTGATTCTGCGTTATCAGTTGAACCCGGATGTCTGGCTGAGCCCGCTGATCGTGCTGGGTACTCAGTGGTACATCCTGTTCAACGTGATTGCCGGGGCGAGCGCGTTCCCGAATGACTTCCGGGAAGCGGCGGCCAACTTCCGCATCCGCGGCTGGCTGTGGTGGCGCAAGATCATGCTGCCGGGCATCTTCCCCTATTACGTGACCGGTGCAATCACGGCCTCTGGCGGTGCGTGGAACGCCAGTATCGTTTCCGAATTCGTTTCATGGGGCCAGGACAAAGTCGTCGCTCACGGTTTAGGCGCCTATATCGCCCAGACCACCGCTGACGGTGATTTCCCGAAAATCACGCTGGGCGTGGTGGTGATGTCGATCTTTGTCGTGGCTTTCAATCGATTGGTATGGCGGCCGATGTACGCCATGGCCGAAAACAAACTCCGTCTGAATTAA
- a CDS encoding AbrB family transcriptional regulator: MKTLVCLLIATLIGRVLQYAGVPHGLLLGSILATALIVSNLRFAPTLRFALGYVQIVLGIATGLMFESWNSQTAATMLPSLGIMLLCLSVQIVAGSFWLFRVSGWNLKDSLLAVYPGALAAVFDLLESERASNKVIVVHLVRLLSITLLVTLLIPGSTEVALAEPQPLVMSTLLTLLSLIVLCLALGRVLLRIGVPAPFMLTAIVSTALYIKLGYLHAFQMPPLSIEAATILLGVLIGSKFKDITFAELIRHGRAGLLAVALMLLIAATFAGVAGRLMGNDPLSLWLAYMPGAIETIAIVAFSGGLNVVFILTHHLVRMVALHFAPALIVQARRWRVDA; this comes from the coding sequence ATGAAAACTTTAGTGTGTTTACTGATCGCCACCCTGATTGGCAGGGTATTGCAGTACGCCGGTGTCCCGCATGGCCTTCTGTTGGGCTCGATACTCGCGACCGCCCTGATCGTCAGCAATCTGCGTTTTGCTCCCACGCTGCGTTTCGCACTGGGTTATGTGCAAATCGTGCTGGGCATCGCCACCGGCCTGATGTTCGAATCGTGGAACAGCCAAACGGCGGCGACCATGCTGCCCAGTCTCGGCATCATGTTGCTGTGCCTGAGCGTGCAAATCGTGGCGGGCAGTTTCTGGCTGTTCAGAGTCTCGGGATGGAACCTGAAGGACTCACTGTTGGCCGTCTACCCCGGCGCGCTCGCCGCTGTGTTCGACCTGCTGGAATCTGAACGCGCGTCAAACAAGGTCATCGTCGTGCATCTGGTTCGCCTACTGTCGATCACCCTTCTGGTCACCCTTCTGATTCCAGGCTCGACCGAGGTCGCCCTTGCCGAACCCCAACCGCTGGTGATGAGCACACTGCTGACACTGCTGTCGCTGATCGTCTTGTGCCTGGCGCTTGGCCGCGTGCTGCTACGCATCGGCGTCCCGGCACCGTTCATGCTCACGGCGATCGTCAGCACTGCCCTCTACATCAAGCTGGGCTATCTCCACGCCTTCCAGATGCCGCCCTTGAGCATCGAAGCAGCCACGATTCTGCTGGGTGTACTGATTGGCTCGAAATTCAAGGACATCACCTTCGCCGAGCTGATTCGTCATGGACGGGCTGGTCTGCTCGCCGTGGCGCTGATGTTGCTGATTGCAGCGACGTTTGCCGGTGTGGCCGGGCGGCTCATGGGCAATGATCCGCTGTCGTTGTGGCTGGCCTATATGCCGGGTGCCATAGAAACCATCGCCATCGTCGCGTTCAGTGGCGGGCTGAATGTGGTGTTCATCCTGACGCATCATCTGGTACGAATGGTTGCGCTGCACTTCGCGCCGGCATTGATCGTCCAAGCACGGCGCTGGCGGGTCGATGCCTGA
- a CDS encoding nitrate/sulfonate/bicarbonate ABC transporter ATP-binding protein, translating into MNTYTEHTAATPEIYSLNNVNRAFGKGKDELQVLSGVDLTLREGEIVGMLGRSGSGKSTLLRIIAGLIQPSSGEVRYNGSLLTGPAEGVAMVFQTFALFPWLTVLENVEAGLQALQVERKASRQRALAAIDLIGLDGFENAYPRELSGGMRQRVGFARALVVNPTLLLMDEPFSALDVLTAETLRNDLLDLWSGKQLPIKSILIVTHNIEEAVLMCDRILVLSSNPGRVVAEIKVPFAHPRNRLDPTFRQMVDDIYALMTDRRSADASTGKAELKMSSPLPEVSTNLMAGLIETLAAEPYNGGAGLPDVAERRLLEVDDLFPVAEMLEHLGFAELKGADITLTEAGKLFADYGTQERKTLFAEHLLKHVPLAARIRQVLLERNGHRAPRVRFEQELEDSLTEAFVEKTLESVITWGRYAEIFSYDDHTETFSLDDVEGSV; encoded by the coding sequence ATGAATACCTATACCGAACACACCGCTGCAACCCCCGAGATCTACTCGCTCAATAATGTGAATCGAGCGTTTGGCAAAGGCAAAGACGAGTTGCAAGTGCTCAGCGGAGTTGATCTGACACTGCGCGAAGGCGAGATCGTCGGCATGCTGGGCCGCTCCGGATCCGGCAAATCGACGTTGCTGCGCATTATCGCGGGCCTGATACAACCCTCATCCGGCGAGGTCAGGTACAACGGCTCGTTGCTCACCGGCCCGGCCGAAGGCGTAGCCATGGTCTTTCAGACCTTTGCACTGTTCCCTTGGCTGACCGTCCTCGAAAACGTGGAAGCCGGCCTGCAAGCGCTGCAAGTAGAGCGCAAGGCCTCGCGCCAGCGTGCCCTGGCGGCGATTGACCTGATCGGCCTCGACGGCTTCGAAAACGCCTACCCCCGAGAACTCTCCGGCGGTATGCGCCAACGCGTCGGGTTTGCCCGCGCCCTGGTGGTGAACCCTACCCTGCTGTTGATGGACGAGCCTTTCTCGGCGCTGGACGTATTGACCGCAGAAACGTTGCGCAACGACCTGCTGGATTTGTGGAGCGGTAAACAACTGCCGATCAAATCCATCCTGATCGTGACGCACAACATCGAAGAAGCAGTCCTGATGTGTGACCGTATTCTGGTCTTGTCATCAAACCCCGGACGGGTCGTGGCCGAAATCAAAGTACCGTTTGCTCATCCACGCAACCGGCTGGACCCAACCTTTCGGCAAATGGTCGATGACATCTATGCCTTGATGACCGACCGCCGCAGCGCTGACGCCAGCACCGGTAAAGCCGAGTTGAAGATGAGCAGCCCGCTGCCAGAGGTGTCCACCAACCTGATGGCCGGCCTGATCGAAACCCTCGCGGCCGAGCCTTACAACGGCGGTGCCGGGCTGCCGGATGTGGCAGAACGGCGCTTGCTGGAAGTCGACGATCTGTTCCCCGTAGCCGAGATGCTGGAGCACTTGGGCTTCGCCGAACTCAAGGGCGCCGACATCACCCTGACTGAGGCTGGCAAGCTGTTCGCTGACTATGGCACCCAAGAGCGCAAAACCCTGTTTGCCGAGCACCTGCTCAAACATGTGCCGCTGGCCGCACGTATTCGCCAGGTCTTGCTGGAACGCAACGGACACCGGGCACCACGGGTGCGCTTTGAGCAGGAGCTGGAAGACTCGCTCACTGAAGCGTTTGTGGAGAAAACCCTCGAAAGCGTGATCACCTGGGGGCGCTACGCCGAAATATTCTCGTATGACGACCATACCGAGACGTTCAGCCTGGACGACGTTGAGGGCAGCGTTTAA